The genomic stretch ACTTCGTGACGTGGCTACTGGTTTGCACTAACCACAATGCCCTTTTCAGAGATCTTCATGGGAATAGGACCACGTTCATGGTTTGTTTGCCGCATCTTGACAATGCGCAATGCACGATCAGCCTCGCCGCCCAATCCCATACTATGTAAAGAAATAACCGAGTCAGCAACAAACTCCTCAACGCCATCTCTGCTGTATCTTCCTGCTCCACCACCACTAGACATGTCCAAGGGAGGTTCACCAACAACCTCTGAACTGATAAGTACCGTACAGTTAAATTTCTTTAACAGATTGATTAAGGAGAATAATTGTTTTCTCGTCATGTACTCATCCTTGATGCTCATGGTAAACACCGAGAGTGAATCAATGCATACCCGTTGGGCTTTTGTCTTTTCAAGAAGCATGACAAATTGTGATTGGATATCAGCAATGGTGTATGGTCCTGAATATACAAAAATGCACATGCCCTTTGCCTCTAATGCATTAAAGTCCCATCCAAAACGAGAGGCATCATTCTTGAGATGTTGCACATCTTCTTCAAAGGATACAAAGAGACCCTTCTCTTTATACTGGACAACGCCATTATACATGAATTGCTCGAGAAAAATCGTTTTCCCTGATCCTGGTCCACCAGCAATAAGATTAACCGACTGTTTAACAAAGCCCCCTTCAACAAATTTGTCGAACCCTGGAATGCCACTTGGTGTTCGTTCAGGTACTGGTCCCACTTTCTTCACCAAGATAGACAAAAGAGTGTCGTTTGTATATAAACCTTTGGTTTCAATTGCTCTGTCATACTGTCCCTTTCTACCAAAATCTAGACCTTAGTATAGCCCATCTACAAGCATTTCTGTTTCTTTTCTGAAGAGGTTATATCTATTGGCATTTTTATTCACCTATTACTCCTTTTGTTGCTCCTCATCTTCGAGCAGTTTGTCAAGCCGTTCGATGAGTTCATTAAGTTCATTTTGAAGAGCAAGAAGTATCTGGATTGCGTACGCTGGGTCATGAGGTGCACGTTCCTCTGCCTCTGCAAAGGTAGTGCTCAGTTGTTCATACATTAAGGATTCTGCCTCAGGTGCAGTTCCTATTCTATTGAGTTTTTCCTCTGCTTCTCTAAGAAGCTCTTTTACCTCTTCGGCTGTCTCTCTATAGTTGATCTGTTGTTCAAGGATCACTCGTTGTTGCGCTGCTTTTCCAAATGCTTCTTTTTTCGCTTCCTTTTCCATTCCTACTTCGGTCTCTTCGAGATCGCTATCTTTTCCTTTTTCCTGTTCAATTTCCCGAAGTCTTTTCTTTGCTTCCTTTTCTTTTTTCTTTTCCTTTCGTGCAGTGTTCCAGGTAAACCCGAAAAAGGTTACGAGGGGAAATACATTTGTTGGAAACCAGGGATTAGGAGAAATATAGACTCCTTTGAGAAAAACGAGTATCTGAGCAATCCAATGGAGGCGTGTACGTGAACTATACCAGATATAGACAGCCACAAGGATATTCATGGTATGGAAGACGAGAAAGGCTGTTGGATGCTCCTGCAATCCAAGAAGATAAAACGCATAGGTTACCCATCCAAAGCCAAAATCAAGAAGGTCAAGAAACAAGGACCGGGTCAGATAAAACCCACGGAAAAAATACAAGAGAAGCACAATGCCGGCAAACAAAATCAGTATGCCCCACCAATCAAAAAAGCCCCAGAATGCTTGATTCCCGGTCTGTAGTGTTGAAAGGAAGCTCGTTTCATTCATGCTGTGCCTTGACAACTTTAGTGACTAAGCCTGGCAATCCAGTACCAACAGGAACTGGCTGATTGAGCATGACATTTTCCACAACACTGGTTAAGTGATCTTGTTCTCCCACCATGGCAGCTTCAACAATATGCTTGATCGGCGTCTCGAAGGATGCTCGTGCAAGGACACTTGATTTTTCACTAACAACACCATACCGAGTAATTCCTTTGACACGTCCGCTGGTACACATGGTATCTGCAACAAGTAAAATGTGTCGTCGGTCGACATTTAATCCCTGACTTTCAATAACCTTAAACACCTCTTCAACAATAGCTTGACGAGCAGACTCAACTCCCAACACATCCTCAATTTCATAGATGTTATTCGTTGTTGTTCGTGTGGTGTCTACCTCGGGAAGCGTCAAGACTTCCTTAAAGTTAGAACCAGCGGTAATAATCAGATATTCTTCTCCTCGCTTGACTGGCAATACTTGTCTAATCCCTTTTACTCCTGAGAGATATATATCTTTTAATTTCTCTTTGAGCTTGTAGACCTCATTCAATCGTTCGTCTTTGCTCTTGAGCTTAACCGTAATCAAATCCCCTTCCTTCTTCACACCGTGTTTCCCTACCTCTTTGGTAATCCGGTTGAGAACATAAGCTGATGTTAATCCTAACTCTTTTAGTTTGTCTTCATTGACCTGAAGTTCAATACTACTTTCAGCAACATTAATGATAAACTCAGTCACCACTTCCTGGAGGGTTGTTTCTCGAATAGAGTGTGCCAGCTTACGGATATCTTTGCCTTCATTATACGGCTTTTTGAGGAATATTTCCATCATAGGGGTTTGAATAGTACTTCTGCCATCAAGGATTTCAATAATCCGTGGTAATCCCATAGTGACGTTCATCTCTGCGACACCAGCAAAGTGGAAGGTGTTTAAGGTCATCTGGGTACCTGGCTCACCAATAGATTCAGCAGCAATAAGACCAACACTTTCTCCTGGATGGACAAGAGATTCCTTGTATTCTTTATTCAGAAGTTCAATGACTTCTTGTTCGGTCTTCTTACTGGCACTTTTTGGCAATAGTTCACTTATCTTTGTAAGATATCCTTGGGGCACATCAGGAGTTGTCATTTTCTCACCTAACAATTATTTTATCTAATCATTAATTATTTTTTTGGCTTGACTACTTGATTGACAATCGTTTGCACATTCAATGTTCCGTTTTCTGATTTGGAGACATCAATGCCATCATCACCATAAAGGAATTGGATAATTCTTCCACTGGCATCTCTAACCGTATAATCATACTCTACCCGTAAGTCTTGTAAAGCATTAGCCAATCTCCTGTAGAGATATCCGGATTTTGGTGTTCGCAATGCGGTATCCATCAGTGAGTCTCGTCCGGTGATTCCCATAAAGAAAAACTCAGCTGGGGTTAAGCCTGATTTAAATCCTCCTCTGATAAATCCATGAGCCGTTGCTCCCAAATCATTAGATTTAAAGCATGAGAGAGTTCGGTCACGGTATCCCTTAGTAATTCGTTTTCCACGCATAGCCTGTTGTCCTACACAAGCGGCCATCTGAGCCAAATTCAAGAAATTCCCTCGTGCACCTGATTTTACCATGACCATGGTGGCTGTTCCTTGCGTCGAGTGTTCTGCAACAAGTTGTCCGGTTCTGTTTCTCGCTTTGTTGAGCGTTTCAAGAATACGAAGCTCTAGTGTTTCACGTACACTCCTTCCCGGGAAAGCTTCTAAGTTTCCACTCTCGAATTCTTTAATGAGTGCGTTAACATCTTGATACGCTTTATCAAGAACCTCGGCTATTTTTTCTTGGGCTGTTGGTGGAAGATCAGTGTCAGAGATGGGTGAGGAAAGTCCAACCTTCAGAAGAACTTTGATACCTAATCGGAAGAACTTACCTAAAAGGTCCAAGGTTGCTTTCTGACCGTATTGCTTATGAAGATTACGGAGAAGTAATCCAGATTCCTCACCTAAATTATTCTTATCTAGATACCCTTCAACAATCTTTCCATTTTCAATAATTAATGGTGTACCATCCTTCGCTGTCCCACGATAATTAAAGTCTTCTGGTAACAACACGCTGAACACTTCAGTACCGGAGACCATTTTTTTCTTTGGTAGTCGAGATAAATCATAGTGACCAATAGCAAAGAGCAGATCAATGGCTTCATCTCTGGTTAATGCTAACTCTTTGGTAAGTAAATAATTTCCTGAGAGCGCATCCTGGACACAACCAATAACACACAATCCGTATCGTGGACTGATCAGTTGGGTTTGTACTTCCATGAGAATTTCAGCCTCTGCACGTGCCTCTTCAGTTTGTGGGATATGGAGATTCATTTCATCGCCGTCAAAATCTGCATTATAAGGATGACAGACTGCAGGATTGAGACGAAGGGTTCTTCCAGGCAATACCTTAATACGGTGACACATCATGGACATACGGTGCAAGCTTGGTTGTCGGTTAAATATGGCAATATCTCCGTCAAGAAGATGGCGCTCTACGGTATAACCAGGCTTAACCTCTTCAATGATCTGTTCCTTGGTTTCTTCAGTAATTTTTTTCTTTTTTCCATCCGGTCGAATAATATAGTTAGCTCCAGGATATTGATTTGGTCCCTTTTCCAAAAACGTTCGCAAATATTTCTCATTCAAAGCGTTCATCACTTCAGGAACAGTTAATTTCATGGCAATGATTTTTGGGACACCAACCTCATCTAGGTCAATCATGGGATCGGGGCTGATAACGGTTCTAGCGCTGAAGTTAGTACGTTTTCCTGCAAGATTGTGGCGAATACGTCCATCTTTACTTTTGATACGCTCAGTGATGGTCTTTAATGGCTGTCCGCTTCTATGACGGGCTGGCGGAAGCTGGGCAATATTGTTATCAAAAAAAGTCGTAATGTGATATTGCAGCAGATCCCAAAGATCTTCAATGATAATTTCAGGAGCTCCTGCGTTGATATTTTCAAACAAACGCTGGTTGATACGGACCATATCACCAAGCTTATGCGTTAAATCATCCTCAGAGCGTTCTCCTGATTCCAGGGTAATGGAAGGCCTCATGGTTACTGGTGGGATGGGCATAATCGTCAATATCATCCACTCAGGCCGTATTGCCTTTGGATTTAATCCGAAGAGGAAACAATCATCGTCAGTTATCTTTTCCAATCGTGCACGTATTTCAATGGGAGAGACACGTTTTTCATTCTCCATAAACGTCGTTGGTTTTTCTAAGGTTATCTTGTACTGACGCGCTTTACAATAAGGACATTTGTTAACGGTCTTGAGGTTTGCAATAATCTCCCGAATGCGCTTTCTCCGCGTTTCAAGACCCTGCTCCTTTTCAATTTCATCGAGCTGTTTCGTATATTTATCAATGCTCTGACTTGGAATAAGAACACGTGAACATTCACGACAGGTACATTTGAGTAGTGTCAGAACAACACCGACAAATTTGACGTGAATGACTGGTCGTGCAAGCTCAATATAGCCAAAATGACCAACACATTCTTTAAGTTTTGAACCGCAGGTTTTACATTTGAGACCTGGATCGATAACGCCAAGACGGATGTCCATCAAACCACCATCAACAGGATATCCTTCTTTATCATACAACTCGGGGGTTACAACCTTAGCAGAGGCCATCTTTTTAATCATACTTGGAGACATAAAACCAAAAATAATACTCTTCACTCTCTTGTGGACAATCTGACTTTCTTCATCGGTTAATCCAAAGTCTTTCTCTTCTTTTTTTACCGGTGCTTGTTCTGTTATTTCTTCTGGTGACAATTCTTTACTCTCTAAGCTGTTGTCTGTTTCCATTTCTTTTTTCTTTGTCATGGTGTTCATCACAAAACGTTTGTTATTTTCGTTGATTTTTATTATCAGAGTATCAATATTTATTCTCCAGTGTTAATCGTGGATATACTCCTAAAGACTTGAGCTCATCCAAGAGTAACTTAAATGCATAGGAGATTTCAATATTACTTATCGTGACATTATCTCCACAGATTGCACAGTACGATCTGTTTTTATATTCGTCGTGAATCGCGATAATACCACAACTTTCACAGACCGGTACAATGGTTTTATCTGAGTCAAACCGTTCTTTGAGCAAAAGGGATGCACCATGTGCAACAAAGGTATCTTTTTCCATTTCTCCCAAACGCAAGCCACCTTCTTTTGCCCTTCCTTCGGTTGGTTGACGAGTGAGAAGCTGGATTGGTCCTCGAGCTCGTGAATGTAATTTATTAGCAACCATATGCTTTAACTTGAGATAGTACATATTGCCGACAAAGATTTTTGCTTTATATTGCTCTCCCGTAATCCCATTGTACATGGTTTCATTACCATTTTCTTTAAATCCCATGTTCAGTAATTCTTTTCGTAGATCAGTTTCTGATTCAGAACTGAAGGTTGTTCCATTGATATACCTTCCTGAGAGACAGCCGACCTTCCCAGCTAACAATTCAATAAGATGTGCAATAGTCATACGAGAAGGAATTCCATGAGGAGAGAATATAAGATCTGGAGTAATGCCTGATGCGCTAAAAGGCATATCTGCTTCAGGCACAATCAATCCAACAACTCCTTTCTGTCCGTGTCGGCTGGTGAACTTATCACCTATTTCGGGAATACGTTCATCACGAATACGAACCTGAACAAGCTTATTTCCTTCTTCATTCTCAGTTACAAGAACGAAATCAATAATACCCTGCTCACCATGTTTCAGTGCAACCGAAGACTCTCTTCTGCTACTCGTGGCAAGATTGTATTCTTCTAAGCTGCTTAAGAATCGTGGAGGACTGGTTTTTCCAATAATAACATCACCTTCCTTAACCACTGATTCTTGCGTGATAATACCATCCTCCTCAAGGAAGCGGTAATCTTTTTCACTTTTATATCCTTTAATATCTTTATCAGGAACGCAAATAGTATCAACTAATCCTCCGGAATAACGGAGCTCTTCTGCAACCGAGGGGCGATAATAGACAGATCTACCAAGACCACGATCAATAGAACCCTTGTTGAGGATAATGGCGTCCTCCATATTGTATCCTTCATAGCTCATAATCGCGACTACAACGTTCTGTCCAGAAGGATGTTTATCGTACTCGGCAATATCATGCATGATTGATTGCACAATCGGTCTATGGGGATTGAGCAACAGGTTCACATCCATATCCATGCGTACAGCAAAATTTGCTGCGTAGAATCCTAATGCCTGTTTTTGGTTTTTTGATCCTGCATTTAAACGAGTAGATTGGTTATAATTTCCATAAGGAACAAGTGCGGTACACAAACTGACCATGGCAAGAGGATCTATCTCAAGATGGGTATGCTGTTCAGTTAACTCCTGCTCGAAGAACGCAACATAGGCATTTTCTTCTTCTAATGCATCAAGATATTCGATAATCCCTTGGTCGATCAAATCAGACCAGCTAATTTCGTTCTTCTCAAGCTGTTGGAAATGTTTTTCAGTTAAGGTTGGTTTACCATCCTTCACCACAATGAGAGGTCTTCGCACTCTTCCATGAGAAGTTTCGATAAAAATGCTATTGATGTTTGGATCATAGCTGACATTAAGGTTATGGGTTACTTTGTTTTTTCTTCTTTCCGCAATTAACTTTGCAACAAAATCCTTTGCGTCTTGCACATCGCCGACATATTTTCCGTTGAGATAGATTTCGCTCATGAGATCACCTAGTGTACAGGATTAAGACCAATTTCTTTGAGGTATTTTATGACCTCATCTTCATCAGAGTCACCGCTTACTTCTGCAAGTAATGAGAGGTTTTTTCTCAACCCGATGTTTGTTCCTTCAGGTGTTTCAATCGGACACAGTCTTCCCAAATGGGTTGGATGAAGTTCTCGAGCCTCAAAATTTTCTTGTGTCGTGCTGAGCGGACTAACAACACGCTGTAAATGCGATAAGGTTTCGAGGAAATTCAAGCGTTGAATTCTTTGACTGATTCCCTTTCTTCCACCAATCCATACACCGGTTGCCATGGAACTGTAGATACGCGAGGTCAATAATTTGTCTCGGATGACTACTTTAATTGAAGGGAATTTTCCTCGTTTGACGATACGTTGGAAGTTATAGAGCATATCTCCAATAAGTACTTTTAAGTTAACACGCAATAAATCAGCAAGAAGGTCACCACTCA from Candidatus Woesearchaeota archaeon encodes the following:
- the rpoA2 gene encoding DNA-directed RNA polymerase subunit A'' translates to MTTPDVPQGYLTKISELLPKSASKKTEQEVIELLNKEYKESLVHPGESVGLIAAESIGEPGTQMTLNTFHFAGVAEMNVTMGLPRIIEILDGRSTIQTPMMEIFLKKPYNEGKDIRKLAHSIRETTLQEVVTEFIINVAESSIELQVNEDKLKELGLTSAYVLNRITKEVGKHGVKKEGDLITVKLKSKDERLNEVYKLKEKLKDIYLSGVKGIRQVLPVKRGEEYLIITAGSNFKEVLTLPEVDTTRTTTNNIYEIEDVLGVESARQAIVEEVFKVIESQGLNVDRRHILLVADTMCTSGRVKGITRYGVVSEKSSVLARASFETPIKHIVEAAMVGEQDHLTSVVENVMLNQPVPVGTGLPGLVTKVVKAQHE
- a CDS encoding DNA-directed RNA polymerase subunit A'; this translates as METDNSLESKELSPEEITEQAPVKKEEKDFGLTDEESQIVHKRVKSIIFGFMSPSMIKKMASAKVVTPELYDKEGYPVDGGLMDIRLGVIDPGLKCKTCGSKLKECVGHFGYIELARPVIHVKFVGVVLTLLKCTCRECSRVLIPSQSIDKYTKQLDEIEKEQGLETRRKRIREIIANLKTVNKCPYCKARQYKITLEKPTTFMENEKRVSPIEIRARLEKITDDDCFLFGLNPKAIRPEWMILTIMPIPPVTMRPSITLESGERSEDDLTHKLGDMVRINQRLFENINAGAPEIIIEDLWDLLQYHITTFFDNNIAQLPPARHRSGQPLKTITERIKSKDGRIRHNLAGKRTNFSARTVISPDPMIDLDEVGVPKIIAMKLTVPEVMNALNEKYLRTFLEKGPNQYPGANYIIRPDGKKKKITEETKEQIIEEVKPGYTVERHLLDGDIAIFNRQPSLHRMSMMCHRIKVLPGRTLRLNPAVCHPYNADFDGDEMNLHIPQTEEARAEAEILMEVQTQLISPRYGLCVIGCVQDALSGNYLLTKELALTRDEAIDLLFAIGHYDLSRLPKKKMVSGTEVFSVLLPEDFNYRGTAKDGTPLIIENGKIVEGYLDKNNLGEESGLLLRNLHKQYGQKATLDLLGKFFRLGIKVLLKVGLSSPISDTDLPPTAQEKIAEVLDKAYQDVNALIKEFESGNLEAFPGRSVRETLELRILETLNKARNRTGQLVAEHSTQGTATMVMVKSGARGNFLNLAQMAACVGQQAMRGKRITKGYRDRTLSCFKSNDLGATAHGFIRGGFKSGLTPAEFFFMGITGRDSLMDTALRTPKSGYLYRRLANALQDLRVEYDYTVRDASGRIIQFLYGDDGIDVSKSENGTLNVQTIVNQVVKPKK
- the rpoB gene encoding DNA-directed RNA polymerase subunit B translates to MSEIYLNGKYVGDVQDAKDFVAKLIAERRKNKVTHNLNVSYDPNINSIFIETSHGRVRRPLIVVKDGKPTLTEKHFQQLEKNEISWSDLIDQGIIEYLDALEEENAYVAFFEQELTEQHTHLEIDPLAMVSLCTALVPYGNYNQSTRLNAGSKNQKQALGFYAANFAVRMDMDVNLLLNPHRPIVQSIMHDIAEYDKHPSGQNVVVAIMSYEGYNMEDAIILNKGSIDRGLGRSVYYRPSVAEELRYSGGLVDTICVPDKDIKGYKSEKDYRFLEEDGIITQESVVKEGDVIIGKTSPPRFLSSLEEYNLATSSRRESSVALKHGEQGIIDFVLVTENEEGNKLVQVRIRDERIPEIGDKFTSRHGQKGVVGLIVPEADMPFSASGITPDLIFSPHGIPSRMTIAHLIELLAGKVGCLSGRYINGTTFSSESETDLRKELLNMGFKENGNETMYNGITGEQYKAKIFVGNMYYLKLKHMVANKLHSRARGPIQLLTRQPTEGRAKEGGLRLGEMEKDTFVAHGASLLLKERFDSDKTIVPVCESCGIIAIHDEYKNRSYCAICGDNVTISNIEISYAFKLLLDELKSLGVYPRLTLENKY